The stretch of DNA TGAAAAAAAACCAAAGGTAGAAATTGATAAAACAAGTGCTGGTTTTCCTATAATTATCTCTTCAGGTTTTTTGTATAACAATAAAGGAGAAACAACTGGTATTTCTTATAGCGAACAATGTGAGTATCATTCAAGTTTTATCCGAAGAACAATTACCTTTCAATTTGATGAACCCGCAAATGACATTTTAGTTCTCGGAGTTGCAAAAATTGTTATTGATAGGTCTCTATGTGAATATGCTTATAAATATTCAGCATGGCAGGCAAGACATGGGGGTAACCTTTTGACCAATCTTATCTATGGTAAAGTTTATCCCTTTGCCTACCCTGTATATGTTGAACGATATCCTTTCAGATATTTATCCCTCTTTAATAGAGGAAAAGATGCTATAGAATTTTTACCTTCGAGTAATGTGGAATTATGGGAAACTGGCATTACCGGTACCCCTGGTAGTGGCTTTTTTGGTTTATATACACTTGAAGATAAAAGGGGAAATACTATATTGATGGAACCTTTTCATGAACTTACCTTAGGGTACCCTGACCCTAAATATAAAAGACCTGAACTAAAAGGTAAGTATTCCTTCACTTTTACAATAGGATTACCAATGATTGAGAAAAATTATCCTGCGGATATCAGACATGTGGGATTCAACAACCACCCCTGGCCGGATGAAAAAGAAATTCGTAAATGGGCTGAATATGGTGTTAATGTAGCAAGATTGCATAATGATTTTGACAAAAGCGGTAATTTCTGGCATGATGGGACATTTCCTCCCTATGATGAAGAGGATATTAAAAAAATGAAAGAAACAATTGCAACTGCACATCGTTATGGAATAAAAGTGATTCCTTATTTTTCTCTTAGTGAATTACATCCATCTTCAGAAGCATGGAAAAAAAACCATGATTTTTGGAAGCGCACAGAAGATGACAATGATACAGAAATACATAATTATTGGCAAAATGGAGAATATGGAGCACAAATGTGTCTTGCTTCGGGATGGAATGACTACTTAAAAAATTACATTAAAAAAATTGTAGAAACCTATGGATTTGATGGTGTCTATTTTGATTGGGTTAGTTCCTTATACTGCAATAATAGAAGACATAAGGAGTATAACCATCTTACTTGCGATGAAATCCTTGAATTTCTGGAATGGACAAGAAATTTTCTGGGAACAAACAGGGTATTAGTAATTCACACTTCTGCATCTCCTTTTATGGCGGCAGAAAGTTATGCCGATGCTACTATTGTTTTTGAAGAGATTTATGCGCCCCCTGCATTTATGAAGGACATGCCACCTATTGATTGTTTACAGCCACAGTTAGATATGGCAAATCACATACAAAAACTTGTCTGTCCCAGTATACTTGCTTTTAAGGGGAAAACAGCAGCCAAAAAATTTGTTTCAAGTTGCATTGCAATGGGACTTCTTTCATATATTGGAAGGCAGAAAGGAAGTAGTGACCCTTTTATCGAGAACTTCCAGAGGCTGCGTAAATATAAGTTAACTAACTATGCTGTAATACCTGCTACACGTGCTCCTGTTGTCGTTAATAAAAAAAATATAAGGGTTTGCTTTTTTGTCAATAACAGCGAAATTATTGTTATAATAACCAACCTTAGTGCTAAAAAGGAATTATTCAATATACAATTCAATCCATCAGCAGTTAATCCTATATGGAATAAGTATAAAAGATACTTAATTGAGGATAAAGATGGAAAGAGAAAAAAAACTGTTGGATTGAACGGAATAAAAGGAAGTGGACAAATCAGTGGATATGACTACATAATATGGCGTATTATCCCTATTTTGAAGCGAAAAACTTAATAAAAAGATAAAACGTTCGTTATGTTAGGCACAAAAACACAACAAAGGGAACAAAGAAGAATGCTAAATTTAGGCAAAGAGGAAAAACAAAATATAAATAGATAGAATATTTTACTTTGTTCCTTTGTATGAGCACATCTTTCACTGATATATTTACTTATATGAAGAATTATTAAAACACTATTTTCGTATATATTTTTTATGAGGCAAAGTGTTGACAAATCAACTTCGCCATTTAACAATTTCTGACATTTAACAAATCCTTATTATCCTAACCTAAAATCCCGTTTTTTATAACTATGTATTATATTCAGGTATAGGTAAATC from bacterium encodes:
- a CDS encoding DUF6259 domain-containing protein, with product MKKYSIPKLQHKGHLLKVFTEYWEVEQDINRGGSIVSIVFVNGSGKNILRKPLLSYVDKMGDVLSFMSAGKRPEHSEEKLFFSTSSEKKPKVEIDKTSAGFPIIISSGFLYNNKGETTGISYSEQCEYHSSFIRRTITFQFDEPANDILVLGVAKIVIDRSLCEYAYKYSAWQARHGGNLLTNLIYGKVYPFAYPVYVERYPFRYLSLFNRGKDAIEFLPSSNVELWETGITGTPGSGFFGLYTLEDKRGNTILMEPFHELTLGYPDPKYKRPELKGKYSFTFTIGLPMIEKNYPADIRHVGFNNHPWPDEKEIRKWAEYGVNVARLHNDFDKSGNFWHDGTFPPYDEEDIKKMKETIATAHRYGIKVIPYFSLSELHPSSEAWKKNHDFWKRTEDDNDTEIHNYWQNGEYGAQMCLASGWNDYLKNYIKKIVETYGFDGVYFDWVSSLYCNNRRHKEYNHLTCDEILEFLEWTRNFLGTNRVLVIHTSASPFMAAESYADATIVFEEIYAPPAFMKDMPPIDCLQPQLDMANHIQKLVCPSILAFKGKTAAKKFVSSCIAMGLLSYIGRQKGSSDPFIENFQRLRKYKLTNYAVIPATRAPVVVNKKNIRVCFFVNNSEIIVIITNLSAKKELFNIQFNPSAVNPIWNKYKRYLIEDKDGKRKKTVGLNGIKGSGQISGYDYIIWRIIPILKRKT